AATGACTTCCTGTCCCCGGTTGTGTCAGATCCCATGGATATGAAGGGTCCACAGTGGAACGTCTCTACCATCGTAGCTGGGATGAGCATCATGTAAGTCAACACTCAAAGCGCATCACTGTAAATCAGCATGCAACCATTCTATTGTCTGAGTACATTCTGCTCCATGAGCTCAAATAGtacttaggtgtgtgtgtgtatttgcagtaTATTAGCCAGGTGTTTGTTGAACTCAAATAATCAGAAACCTTActgcctcctctctcttgctcttcccaGTATGCTGATCCTAACAGTACTGAACCTGGGTCTGTTCTTTAAGCTGTGGGCCATGGAGGACGTGGTCACACGCATGTACCTGAGCACCAAGAACCGCCTCCGGGAGAGGACCGAGAGCAGGTAGGCTGCTGCACACTGAGTGAAAGCCTACGCTTACTTCTCTCTGGGGGGCTGTGGCCTTGTTCMAAGACTTATGTGGGAGAGACTGAAGGGACATTTCTGACCAGCATCCCATTGACAGCCTGACTAGCCAAAATCTATAACCTAACCTTAAGCAAACCCCTAGCCCTAATCTAATTTGAACAAATTAAATATTGGTTTGGTCAGCCACATCCCCTTAGTTTTACCTGACTTGGAAGCATCCTTTCCTTCTCCATTCCTTGGTGTAATCACTGCTCTGACGATTGGGTTGGTGTGAGCTATGTTgaggaactctctctctctcctgttgtctttATCCGTCTCCTCAGTTTTGCCCCAGACTTCAGCCCCGGACCGGCCCCTCCACACAGGACCAGAGAGGAGACTCTGCTGCTGAAAGCTGTTCTACAGGACTCCATCAACCTACTGGAGCAGGTGAGTCAGATGACCAGCGGTGTCAGTGTCACAGCCTCCCAGATGACCCCAGCAGGTGTATCTGGACGRTCATTGACCgttttcttcctcttttctctaCAGCTCCGCTGCTCTCTATTGGTGCTTCAGCAGAACTTTGTAACCAATAGGACAGCAACGCCTCAGTGACGCTGTCACACCTTGTGATCTCACTACGCCCTATGAACCCTGGGGTCGTAAAGGCTACAGGGATGCGCCTCAGAGGACTCACTCTCCCAAGCAGGGGTGTTGCTATAGggactacccacacactgactgactgatactTGTTACTAAGAGCAACAACGGTACAAGTCCCAGGGCCATTGATAGTGTGTTACTAGGTGGATGAATGTTTTTAAAGTTCAACTGTTGGTCCTGCGCTGTGGAGGAAGAGAATGGTTCCCAACCATCATCAACACTGTTGGACTTAGGTTTATGTGAGGTTCTATTGTCTGTTGGGTTAGGGAGTACTTTATTCTTCCTTAATGTTCTGGAGTTACGGTGATTAAGTTGAAGTTCTTCTGGACTACTGCAGTTCCAGCATGCCTCACTGTGAACCCCTTCCATTGCCAAGCTAATCACAGCAGATGAGCCAATGATGTTGTAGAAATTAATCCCAATGTAAGATTTTWACTTTTTGCACAGGTGCCTTGTGTACTTTTTATGTTTTTtagatttatttagaatacattttttWAAATKAGAAAATACTTTGAATGTAATTTATTAATAATATTTGGATGGCTGTGGGTTTCTGCTCGTGTAAATGTGAATAATTATGCTGTTTTGGATTGACAGATGACACATTTTAAAAAGAAACATAACTCTTTGGGTGGTTTTGCAGCTGGTTTGTAAATATACAGCAGAGCTCAATATCAGTGTTGTATTTAGAAGGGTGCAATGTTCTGAAcactgcagatagaaatgcctTCTATAAAGCTGTCATGAATCCTTATTCTACATGATGGAgaagcatgtttgttctacataataTAGTTCTATCTGAACCTTCTGTAATGTTGCACCCCACTGAACACACGCCCAGGTGAACTTTCTCAGGACTAATTGGTTAGagctaaaatatataaataataatactgATTGCATTTAGTTAATTACGTTAAAATCCCGATGACAGTTCCATATACAGTAAGCTAAATTAAGAGGGTTAGTGAATGTTCTGTAATTCATATTCATTCCACATGATGGTAAAACAAACCCATTCAGGAAGCCACGTCACGCAAACACTGCACTGCTTATGTGTACACCCACTATAAGAGTGTGAGCAGCACAATTTTGGTCAGTGGATTCTGAGTTGAATCCACACTAGTGCCTTGTTTTTATTGTTAATCACTATTTACATTTTCTCAAGTAAATACcacttgttgtgtgtggtggtaaaACGTCATATTGTATGTAAAACCCATCCTTGTTCTATAAATGCACAGGAATCTTCCATAGTYTTGTTTGATGTTTACATTACATTAGTGTAAACTATGGTTTGTGAATAGTTTAAAAGGGTACACACTAACATTTGTTTTCCACACTATCCATATATGAAGTTGAATTACGTTGGCTATTTTGCACATTTGTAAGACAAAgatgtaatgtattgatgctttgaATAAAGAAACCATATTACCATATTTCTCCACATATTATTGTTAATGTGGGGTGGGGGTATGGCATGCTAAAAGCACTGACTACAATGAGCATAACCCATCTTTCTACCTTTATCCTAATTCTCTGGGGAGGGTACATAACAGGATTTACTAACCACATTTGTGAGTAAGAGTGCGTTAGGGGTTACTTAACTTTATTTAAATACCACCATGCATTTGTGCTGGCAGTCTGAAGGTGGGCGGTTCGTTAGTTGGTCTCTTGGGTCCCAAGAGACCAAACCTGTAGTATCGCGCGGTCTGGGATAGGCTATGGAATTACTTTTATGTCGGAAGGGAGACGACAAATACTGTACYTTGTTGGATTGACAACActgttgggcaggtagcctaaatcAGTTGCATATCTAGGCTACATTCAGTTGAACATGTTTAGGCATGTGCGGTTGCGAACACCGTTGTCTGTGGCCGCTGGCCAGTCTGTCATTTCCGCGACAGTTCAGTAAGCAGTTTCTAATGTAGCCCAGCCTACAGTTTTTGTAAGGAAGTAGCCCATATGATTCGTTTTCAGCAAACTACACGAATACTGGTAGGTTATGCTATTTCCCATTACACGTGACATGTTTGTAGTTAACGATAGGGTTATTGTAGTTAACGATAGGGTTAAGTATAGAGTCAACTGGTAACCGCTAATCTTTACGTATGTAACGATACTTCGTATCAACTTTCAAGACGGTGACATTTTATCCAGGGCTTTAGGGTTAAGGCAGACAATCGTCTGCTACAGCATTCAGATAGGCTACATTCAATTGGGGAGTCGAAAAAAGCAAAGTCTATATGCATTCACTATTCCCTGGGTTAactgagggggggaaaaaacatgggCTTCATTTTCTATTACATTTTGAACAATTGAGAGCCAATTCCCTTGGCCCGCGAATGCCACGGCGGATGTGACATTTGATACGCACAAGTCTTCACGGACTGGCTGGCAGAAACACCAGTCTGTCGCCCCGCTGTCGAGCCCATATCGGTAGCAGTGACCTCTGCGTAAAAGCGCATTGGAGACCACCGAGAAACGAGCCATTCCCGTCTCCGGTTCagattttcaatgacagccaatGCCACAGAGTTAATACGGAAGCCCCCTACAAGTTCCTCTCGCCTCCCTCATTTGCAAGACATCTCAGAGATATATACTAATGGTGGCTGTTTGTAGGCACAAAATCCGCCATGGTTCATTGGACAACagagccgcgggaagtaggggtccTGCCCCCTGAaaaactgcactgggcctttactagttctGTATTAGTGAACCGATATAGCTGTCTGTAGTGCAGTCAAAATTATTTGTCagtattcagccatgattactacaagtttagatagtctagccagctaactaccaaTCTAGAAATGATTCACCAGTCCCTGCCACACATTTATCTATCTATCTGCACCTCCATGAGAAtaggacacgcacgcacacaccactctctctcatctccatcccTTCCTGCTGGCTTGTTCCCCACAGGAGACTGATCACTTTCCAGGCTCACTGGCTGTCCGTCATGAAGAAGCGAGCCAATAAGGTGTTGGAGCCGGATGAGCCTCTGTGCTGCTGTGAGTTTGTGGACCGTCAGGGGGAGCGGAGCCATGTGGCAGCCTGCTGCTGTGACTGTGAGGACCTGGACGATGCCTGTGACAGGTGAGGGAGGGGCTTACCCATCTACGGCCAGTTACCTTCACACTCTTAGCTAATGGTTCTTCATCCAGTTTGGTATCACATCAGAAAGTGAATGTCTGCTTCTCTCCCTCAGATGGTTGAAAAAAGAGCCCCAGAAGGCCAACTCACTGTCCCATCTGGTTACTGTGATGACCGACCGCCTCCGTGTTCCCTGGTTCTGGGGTGGAGCCCGGCGTGTCGACCTATCGGTGCTCCCCCCGCTGCTCCTACTTCCTGTCCTCCTACACGTCGCAGCCCTTCACTTCCTGTTGGGTATAGTTGTTCTGACTGCTCTACCGGTCCTGGTTCTATGGTACTACTACGTCACCCACCGCAAGAAGAGTCGGACCCTGTTCTTCCTCAGCCTGGTCCTGTTCTCCCTGGGCTACATGTACTACCTCTTCCTCACCGAGATCTTCCTCAGGGGGGGTGTAGGGCTGACCCAGTTGGGCACAGTGACCCTGGGGGTGGCCCTGACTCTGGCCGCCCTTGTCCACACCAAGAGAGAACCTCGCTATGTATGGCCACACCCGGCTGACGTCCACAGCACAGTGACCTATCACAGCCCTCCACCGGACAGAGACCCCGGCCACAACGGGGTCGGGCAGGAAGTAATGCTAGCCAATCGGGGTAGTGGGTCAGAGCAGCAGGGCCAGGGGGTGGAGCAGATGGATAGTGGGCGGAGCAGGAACTGGTGCTCTGTGTGCMGGGTTTTGCGGCCCCCCAGGGCGGGACACTGCAGGATCTGTGACATCTGTGTCCTGAGGMTGGACCACCACTGTGTCTGGTGGGTCCCATTAAAACACCTCTGTCTGcctggacacacaggaggctcGTCTGTCAATTATTACACAGCCACGTCAAAGCAATGTCTCCGCAGTGTCATGCCAGAGCTAAGAAGCAATGTCTCAGCAATTATCAGTGACATTCTCTTGTCTCTGTCATCAGCCATAGGCCTGTGTGTCTGAGAAACTCACtgatctgtaacacacacacacaatcgtgcAAAAATAATAACCttcaaactagaggtcgaccgattgtgatttttcaacgcagataccgattattggaggaccaaaaaaagccgataccgattactcGGAcgatttcttttatttatttgtaataatgacaattataacaaaactgaatgaacacttattttaacttaatataatacatcaataaatcaatttagcctcaaataaataatgaaacatgttcaatttggtttaaataatgcaaaaacaaagtgttggagaagaaagtaaaagtgcaatatgtgccatgtaaaaaagctaacgtttaagttccttgctcagaacatgagaacatatgaaagctggtggttccttttaacatgagtcttcaatattcccaggtaagaagttttaggttgtatagttattataggaattataagactatttctctatacgatttgtatttcatatacctttgactattggatgttcttataggcactttagtattgccagtgtaacagtatagcttccatccctctccttgctcctacctgggctcgaaccaggaacacatcgacaacagccaccctcgaagcagcgttacccatgcagagcaaggggaacaattactccaagtctcagagcgagtgatgtttgaaacgctattagcgcgcaccccgctaactagctagccatttcacatcggttacaccagcctaatctcgggagttgataggcttgaagtcataaacagctcaatgcttgaagcattgcgaagagctgctggcaaatgcaagaaagtgctgtttgaatgaatgcttgcgagcctgctggtgcttaccatcgctcagtcagactgagCGATGGTAATCATAGACttaatcatagacttaattataaacataataacacagaaatacgagcctttcaTTAATATGGTTAAATCCGGacactatcatttcgaaaacaaaacgtttattctttcaataaaatacggaaccgttcagtATTTTATCTATTTGAAAAGGTGGCGCAACACCACTTAAGTgcactgccactttaagagctcatgagcagtaggaaggaggagataaaagagctCGTTAAGCTCTATGGAGAGAGCTCTTGCGGCAcaggttggttgtgtgtgtctatgcgaCGACGGTTCTCTCATTTGGGACCGCGACAGTTtgttgtgtgctatgctgcagagtgttttgtttgtcttcagcgtatgtggttgtacagtgtttggatCAATCGGGTGATCCTCGACGACGTGGCTGTTCTCATTTGGGACTCGATGGTTTATGGATcaatggattagtagcaacatggtTGTGAAGCGTTCAACTACAACCAACATACCATCGGACAGTCAGACCGGATACCTGCACCTCCAGATCACAGCTAAGCCCTCTCttgttcttttctctctttcttttcccctaTTCCAGTGCTTTCACACTGAAACGACATATTCCTAAGTACATTGAAGGGTCATTGAGCTGGACTAGTTGTATATGAACACCAACATTCATACCTCTGCACTCTTCCTGGAAGAGAAAAAACTCTTAAATCCTCTG
The sequence above is drawn from the Salvelinus sp. IW2-2015 unplaced genomic scaffold, ASM291031v2 Un_scaffold1252, whole genome shotgun sequence genome and encodes:
- the LOC112070192 gene encoding palmitoyltransferase ZDHHC23-B-like isoform X2, whose product is MKKRANKVLEPDEPLCCCEFVDRQGERSHVAACCCDCEDLDDACDRWLKKEPQKANSLSHLVTVMTDRLRVPWFWGGARRVDLSVLPPLLLLPVLLHVAALHFLLGIVVLTALPVLVLWYYYVTHRKKSRTLFFLSLVLFSLGYMYYLFLTEIFLRGGVGLTQLGTVTLGVALTLAALVHTKREPRYVWPHPADVHSTVTYHSPPPDRDPGHNGVGQEVMLANRGSGSEQQGQGVEQMDSGRSRNWCSVCRVLRPPRAGHCRICDICVLRXDHHCVWINSCVGQSNHRXFLLTLLLFLLTSLYGISLVLRSVCPQQNLVTALVYCPGVYNQHSSALCFTCAWYSCIVTGGLLHLLVQQLINVSYNVTEREARTALRDKTAHSLYWGLVVDTGVYSHGFRGNWAEFLTMGEGPGTPWPSLTDLV
- the LOC112070192 gene encoding palmitoyltransferase ZDHHC23-B-like isoform X1 → MSEGRRQILYXVGLTTLLGRRLITFQAHWLSVMKKRANKVLEPDEPLCCCEFVDRQGERSHVAACCCDCEDLDDACDRWLKKEPQKANSLSHLVTVMTDRLRVPWFWGGARRVDLSVLPPLLLLPVLLHVAALHFLLGIVVLTALPVLVLWYYYVTHRKKSRTLFFLSLVLFSLGYMYYLFLTEIFLRGGVGLTQLGTVTLGVALTLAALVHTKREPRYVWPHPADVHSTVTYHSPPPDRDPGHNGVGQEVMLANRGSGSEQQGQGVEQMDSGRSRNWCSVCRVLRPPRAGHCRICDICVLRXDHHCVWINSCVGQSNHRXFLLTLLLFLLTSLYGISLVLRSVCPQQNLVTALVYCPGVYNQHSSALCFTCAWYSCIVTGGLLHLLVQQLINVSYNVTEREARTALRDKTAHSLYWGLVVDTGVYSHGFRGNWAEFLTMGEGPGTPWPSLTDLV